A single region of the Marmota flaviventris isolate mMarFla1 chromosome 10, mMarFla1.hap1, whole genome shotgun sequence genome encodes:
- the LOC114084634 gene encoding antigen-presenting glycoprotein CD1d-like — translation MGCGWFLLLWVLPKAWGSSEVLQRSVLFRYLQISSFTNSSWMRTDALILLGELQTHSWSNASDTISFVKPWAQGTFSSQQWVHLQNIFRVFRSSFTRDIQEFAKMLSLEYPMELQLSGGCEVHPGNVSEHFLHVAYQGEYILSFQGTAWEPAPKAPKWVDLVIKVLNQDDGTRETVQWLLNDIFSQFLNGLLETGKSELEKQVKPEAWLSSGPSPGPGRLLLVCHVSGFYPKPVWVMWMRGEQEQQGTQRGDILPNGDETWYLRATLDVAAGEAAGLACRVKHSSLGGQDLVLYWGGSHTSVGLVILVVLACLVLFFVLILGFYWIRRHRSYEDIL, via the exons TCCTGCAAAGGAGTGTCCTCTTCCGCTATCTCCAGATCTCCTCCTTCACTAACAGCAGCTGGATGCGCACTGACGCCTTGATCCTGTTGGGGGAGCTGCAGACGCACAGTTGGAGCAATGCCTCGGACACCATCAGCTTTGTGAAGCCCTGGGCCCAGGGCACCTTCAGCAGCCAGCAGTGGGTCCACCTGCAGAATATATTTCGGGTTTTTCGAAGCAGCTTCACCAGGGACATACAGGAATTCGCCAAAATGCTGTCCTTAGAGT ATCCCATGGAGCTGCAGCTGTCTGGTGGCTGTGAGGTGCACCCTGGGAACGTCTCAGAACACTTTCTCCATGTAGCATATCAAGGAGAATATATCCTGAGTTTCCAGGGAACTGCTTGGGAGCCTGCCCCAAAGGCCCCTAAGTGGGTAGATTTGGTCATCAAAGTGCTCAACCAGGATGATGGGACAAGGGAAACAGTGCAGTGGCTCCTCAATGACATCTTCTCCCAATTTCTGAATGGCCTCTTAGAGACAGGGAAGTCAGAACTGGAGAAGCAAG TGAAGCCTGAGGCCTGGCTGTCCAGtggccccagccctgggcctggccgTCTGCTGCTGGTGTGCCACGTGTCTGGCTTCTACCCAAAGCCCGTGTGGGTGATGTGGATGCGAGGGGAACAGGAGCAGCAGGGCACTCAGAGAGGTGACATCCTGCCCAATGGTGATGAGACGTGGTATCTCCGAGCAACCCTGGATGTGGCAGCTGGGGAGGCGGCTGGCCTGGCCTGCAGGGTGAAGCACAGCAGCCTAGGAGGGCAGGACCTCGTCCTCTACTGGG GTGGGAGCCACACCTCTGTGGGCTTGGTCATCCTGGTGGTACTGGCTTGCCTGGTGCTGTTCTTTGTGCTCATTCTAGGCTTCTATTGGATCAGGAGACACCG CTCCTATGAAGACATCTTGTGA